Within Oligoflexus sp., the genomic segment GATGGTCCCTCCATACGCGTTCCCAACCTGCCTGATTTTATACTCAGCAGGGAAGCGCCTCAGGCTTCTGTGGGCAGGGGTCTCGATCAGCTGGTCCATGAGCTTATGCAGAAGCAGCAGGGCCTGCTCTATGATGTGGCTGTTCAAGCGCTGGAGGCTGTACTCCTGCCCGCTGTTCTGGCGAAAACAAAGGGTCGCCTTCAGGAAGCCTGCGACCTGCTGGGAATTTCGCGCAACACGCTGAAGGCGAAAATGAAGGATCATGGGATCAGCATCGATGCGCAGGTGCTGTCAAAAACTGATCCCCGCGATCAAAGTTTGACAGCGCCGCATTGAATTTTCGCGGCAGGCCCTGCTCTGCAAGGCCCTTTGCGGCTGGCATATCTTCTGCAATGTCTCCTTTATCTTTTTTTCGGTACAAAAGCGCGCTGATAGAACAACGTTGGACATAACTGGACTGTCTCTCTCATCCAGTTATGTCGTTTCTTTTCTGGGAGTCACGCTTTGATCGAATGGAATGAAGGATTCCTGGAAGCCGAGCTGATTCGAATGATGCGGGAGCAACCGAAGCCGCTCAACCTCGAAGAAATATTCAGCCTGCTCTATAGCCGGCGCGAAAGACTTCCTGAGCTGATGGCCATGACGCGGGAACGAACGCTTGAACTCAGACGTTTGAAACGTAATCTGGATCAGTCTGTCTACCGAGGATGGATGGAAGCGATCTGGCAAAACGGGGAGGTCTATTATAAGTCCCGGGATCAGGATCGTATCAGCCTGGCAGCAAGGCCCTATCAGTTTCAGATTGCATCGAATCGAAACGATAGGCTCTTGAACATATTCTGTGTGATTGCGCTTTTGGTCCTGGCCTTGCTCGCGTTGTTCCTGATGCACGGCTAAGTGGGACTTGATTGCAGGAAGCAAGCGGAGCCTGTTCTCCATGTAACAACTCCGATCGGGGAGGTGTCTGGTCAGACGCCTCCTTTTTTTTATGCCGCGCAAAACCGGATAAAACCGGGTCCACTCAGGCAAACTCATGCCAATTCTCAAGACCCTCCTGTGAAAGAATGGCGATGGTTGATCCCCTTGGGATTTTGCTGACCTGCATTGAGTGGAGCGTTGTGATGAAGATGCGACGGACGTTGAACCAAACTATTTTAGGCAGTCTGCTCGGCTGTGCCCTTGCCTGTCAGGAGGCCCAGCCTCAACCCGATACCCAGCGAAAGCCCGGGCCGGCACCTGAAGCGGAACCCGGCCCAGGATCCCAGCCGGATACCGGAAATAAACCAGCCCCCAATCCCAATGTCCCTGTCCCCGGAACGCCTGGAGTTCCAGGAACCCCCGAGGTTCCCGGCGCGCCTGTGGTGGTGAACGGGGATGTCATGGTCCAGCTCTTCAACTGGCCCTTTGCAAAAATCAAAGCGGAAATTCCTCTTCTGGCCGGCGCTGGCTACGGCCAGATCCTGGTTTCACCCCCGAACCTGAGCATCCAAACCGATCAGTGGTGGGGCCGCTATCAGCCTGTGGATTATCGCTTGATAGCCGGTCCTTTAGGGAATGAAGGCGATTTCAAAGGAATGATTCAGGAAGCCCGCCGTCACGGCATCAAAATCATTGTGGATGTGGTTCTGAATCACACGGCGAATGAATCCTCGACCTTTCCGCCGGAAGCTCAGCAGCTGAATCAGAAAATGGGGCCGCTTTTCACCGCCGAGGACTATCATCCCGCGTTTTGTATCACGAATTATAACGACGTCTATCAGGTGCGTAACGGTCGACTCTGCGGCGGCGGCGGGGATCAAGGCCTGCCTGACCTGAATCAAGGTTCGGCCCGCGTTTTGAAGGTCCAAAAGGAATTTTTGAAGTCACTGAATGATATGGGCGCTGACGGCTATCGCCTGGACGCTGTCAAGCATATGGAGCCGGGTTACTTCAAACAGCTTTTGACGAGCGACCTTGTTCAGGGCAAATTCATCTTCGGTGAAATCATTGCCGATGCTTCAAGCTATGATAGGGACATGAGCCCCTATATGAATGAAACGTCCATGGCATTTTATGATTTCCCCCTGCGCGCCACGATTCAGCAGGCCTTTGGCTTGGGTGGTTCGCTCGGCTCCCTGTTGGATCCCCAAATCGTAAGCGCGAAGAAGGCTCTTCCATCGGCCCGTTCGGTGGCCTTCGTGATGAACCATGATATTCCGAACAACACCGATTTCCGTTCCATGATCCTTGATCCCGTCGATGAGGAACTGGGCTATGCCTTCCTCATGGGCCGCAGCGAAGGTGTGCCCTTTGTCTTCTCGGATCTTGGGAAAGCCGGAGGCGGCGGTATACGCGATGATCGCTGGGCTTATGCGCATCGGTCTGCCGCTTTGAAGGCCATGATTTCCTTTCACAATGCCGTGCGCGGTCAGGATATGAAGGTCGTGCATCGGGACGATTGCCGCCTGATCTTTCAACGCGGCAATCAAGGTCTCGTGGGCATCAATAAATGCGGTGAGGCGTTCAGCTTTTCCGTCAATGGATTTGGTCGCAAGGATCAAACAGCCGTTGATGTGCTGACGCAAACCCGCACGACATTGACCGGCGGGGCTCTCGATTTCCGCATTCCGGCGCGTAAGGCCGTGATGCTCTTGATCCAGCCCTGATCTCCGGCTCTTTGCTGATCAGCCTTGTTTAAACACTCGACAGTTTGTGAAGGCAAGGCTGCTTTTTTACCCCCTGAAAGTTTTCCCATACCAAAAAGTAAAGAGTTTCAAGGCCCTGCAAGGCAGATCCGCTTTGCATACGGTGGTGAGCGTTTTGCATTTATTAGTCTGTCTGATAATCCCCAGGACATCGCTTATCGTCAGTTTATTGTGGAAAGGGCCAATCATGTCTCGAAGAATACTGCTGTCTCTGACCCTGTGTCCTCCGCTCCTTCTGGGTTTTGGTGCTTGTAAAAGTTTGACAGTCGAGCTTGGGAAAAAGCAGACTCCGTCGGAAACCAAGGATGTTCAATCCGACGATCAGGCCGGGCGTCTTTACCTTTCGTGGAACTCCATGGAAGATAACCTCGCGCGACTCGAAGAGTTGAAGAAGGAAGGCGCGCGCGCTTTCCTCGAACGATATCAGAACGAAGGCCGCGTGCTTCTGCGTTCGCTCTTCCGCCAATTCCGTGATTCCGTCGTGCGGAATGCGCATACCGAGCATAACTATGGTCTGAGCCTTCTGGGTTCCCTGCAGCCCGGTGAATGCAAAGTGCTGAAGAATCCACAGGATCTCTTCGCCATGGAAGAGTATGGCGACATCCGTCCCCTGCTCGAAACGGCTGTTCTTTCCAAGATCAAAGCCACTGATGCCAACCAATTGAATCCCACGCTTCCGGGTTCCATTGATACCGTGACCAAGCTCGTTTTCTTTGAGCTGGGCGTAAAACTCGATGGCGTTTCCAGCTTTGAAAAAACCGATGCCCATGAACTCATGAAAGCCGATATCGCCATGCAGGTCGTCCATGAGCAGGGCGAATCCCTGGACCTTCAGGAAGCTGACAGCAAATCCTTCCGCTTCTCTTTTGTGCATGAAGGCGCCGGTGATGTGCAGCGCCTGGAATTGGAAGCGATCGTGGCCAAAGGCATCTATGAAAAGAGTCCCGAAGGTTCGCAGGACTTTCTGCGGATGAGTTACGCCAAACAAAAAACCTGGCAGGCCCTGGAGCTGAAAAACGGCGTCCGCGTCGAAGGCCAGCCGGAAAACCTCGTCTATAGTCGCCGCATCGCGCTCTATCCCGAGTCGCCGAACGGCAAGCAATTCAAACTCGTTGATACCACCCGCTATCAGATGGCCGGTACCGCCTCCCGCAGCTTCCGAGTGGACCTTGATAAGCGTGAAGTCTGCGCTTTGACAGCCGGCGGCAAAGATCCCACGCCTCCTGGTGGAAAAGATCCAACACCTCCTGGTGGCAAGGATCCCAACCCTCCCGGCGGTGGAACTCCAGATCAGCCTGGCCAGAACGATCCTGGACAGAATGATAATCCATCACAGAACCAAAAATAATTCCGTTCTGCGGAACAAAGGGGTTCTGTATGCTGCGCCTTGGTCTTGCGCTGATGCTTGCACTTTTTTCCGGCCCTTTGCTGGCCGGAAGCAAACCTTTCAAGCTTGGTGTCCTCACGAGTATTCCTGAGGCCACCGGAGCTGTCATGAGCCTGGACCTGGGCCGTTATTTTGCGATTCAGGGAACCTACAGCTGGCCTCTGCCCGTGAATGTGGAAGTCGGGGTTCCCAGCAAAAAGCTTGTGTCCCAGGGGGATTTTGCGATTCGCAGCCCCTATCTGACCCTTCCCTTCGCCGTTGATTTCGGGCCTCAGTCGTCACTGGGAGCCCTGGTTTATCCCTTCGGAGGCAGCTTTTATCTGGGGCTGGCCTCGGCACGTCGCCGCGTGACGATCAAAAGTCATGTGGAAAGCCCCCTCATCTTTGAAGACAGCGACTCCCAAATGGATAGCAACACGAGCTTCAGCGTCGATCTTCAAACCGAGACGAACCAGGATCTTTTGCGCGCGAGCATGGGGCAGCGCCTCACGTTTGGGCCTGTATTCCTCGGCTGGTTCGTGGGTGCAACCAAGCCCGTGGGTGGCCGCTCCATGATTCAAACTCGGGTGAATGTCATGAATTCCCAGGCCACCGACAGCAGCACAGGCTCGGCGGATAACCTGGAAGAAGCACGCTTGTCCCAGGAAAAGCTGGTCCATGACAAGGTCAAGGATCTTCTGCATGATTTTGAAAAGCAAAGCCTGCCCTTGATCGGTTTCGAAATCGGTCTCGCGATTTAATTTCAAAGCTTAAAAGAATGAAAAACCAGCATGACCCGTGAAAACGGATCATGCTGTCACGAGTGGCGAAAAACTCAGACCATGGAGGCCTGTTAGCCGCGGCAAGTGTGCAGCTGAGTGCTTGTTTTTCATTGGGATAAATGATCGGTTGGGAACATTCAGTGCTGGTGCTATAGGCTGGCTGATCAAAGAGGATCAAGACATTTCTTCAGCGCAAAAAAAAGGCAGTTCCAGAGAGGAACTGCCTGGATCAACTAAAAAGCCGTGAAATCAGCTGTTCACTGCGAGGCGACGCAGCACATACTGCAGAATTCCACCGTTCACGAAGTAAGCAAGCTCGTCTTCGCTATAGATGGCGCTTTGCACCTGAATCACTTCCTTGCTGCCGTCCTTGCGCTGGATCGTGCAGTTCATGTTCTGCCGTGGGCGCATGTTGCGGACGCCTTCAATCGTGAAGAGTTCGTCACCTGTCAGGTTCAGAGTCTTCCGGTTTTGTCCGGGCAGGAAGAAGAGGGGCAGAACGCCCATACCGATCAGGTTTGAACGGTGAATGCGTTCGAAGCTTTCCGTGATGACGGCGCGCACACCCAGAAGGTTCGTGCCTTTCGCAGCCCAGTCACGCGATGAGCCCGTGCCGTATTCCTTGCCGCCGATGACCACGAGCGGAGTCTTGGTCTCTTTGTAACGAATCGCTGCATCATAGATCGACATCACTTCGCCGGTCGGGATGAATTTGGTGTATCCACCTTCCTTGCCATCCAGCATCTCGTTCTTGATGCGGATATTGGCAAAGGTTCCGCGCATCATCACCTCGTGGTTGCCGCGACGGGCGCCGTACGAGTTGAAATCCACGGGCTTCACACCATGATCAATCAGGTATTTGCCGGCTGGAGAATCCTTCTTGATATCACCAGCTGGGGAAATGTGGTCGGTCGTCACGCTGTCGCCCAGAATCGCCAAAGGACGCGCGCCGATGATATCGTCCTGACCCTTGGCTTCACGCGGCATATTCTCGAAATAGGTCGGGTGACGCACGTAGGTGCTGTTGCTGTTCCAGTTGAAGGTCAAACCCTTGCCCGCTGGAGTTTGTTGCCACTGCTTGGGACCCTCGAAGACGTTGGCGTAACGTTTCTTGTACATCGAGGCGCTGAGCGACATGGCGATCGCATCAGCGATCTCACGATTGCTGGGCCAGATGTCTTTCAGATAAACGTCCTTGCCATCCTTGCCTTTGCCGAGCGATTCAGTCGTGATGTCGATGCCCATCGAACCGGCCAGGGCATAGGCCACAACCAAAGGCGGCGACGCCAGGTAGTTGGCTTTCACATCGGGGCTGATACGGCCTTCGAAGTTCCGGTTACCGGAAAGTACAGCGGCAGCCACCAGGTTATTATCCTGGATGGACTTGGAAATTTTCGGCATCAGAGGCCCGGAGTTCCCGATGCAGGTCGTGCAGCCATAACCGACGATGTTGAAGCCGAGCGTATCGAGATGCGGCAGAAGGCCTGCCACTTCCAGGTAATCCTTCACAACCTGTGATCCAGGGGCCAGGGAGGTCTTCACCCATGGCTTCGAACGCAGGCCTTTTTCCACGGCTTTTTTCGCCAAAAGTCCGGCCGCCACCAGAACCGAAGGGTTCGACGTGTTCGTACAGCTGGTGATGGAAGCGATCACAACATCACCGTGGGTCAGCGTATACTTCTCGCCTTCGACAGCAGCGGTTTTTTTCAGGTCGGCTTCGGCGACTTTGAAATGCTTCGGCAGGCATTCTTTGAAATTCGTGGAAGCCTTGCTGAGTGTGATACGATCCTGAGGACGGGACGGCCCGGCGAGGCTCGGTTCGATCGAACTCAGATCCAGCTCAACGACCTGGGTATAGATCGCTTCCACCGAATTATCACGCCACATGCCTTGGGCCTTGGCATAAGCCTCGACCAGTTTCACGCTGTGCTCGTCGCGGCCGGTGAAACGCAGATAACGCAGCGTTTCATCATCGATCGGGAAGAAGCCGCAGGTGGCGCCGTATTCGGGAGCCATGTTGGCAAGAGTTGCGCGGTCAGCGAGGCCAAGGTCATCCAGGCCGGGGCCGAAGAATTCCACGAACTTCTCGACCACACCGAGCTTCCGCAGTTTTTCGGTTACGGTGAGCACGAGGTCGGTCGCGGTCATGCCTTCTTTCAATTTGCCGGTAAGTTTGAAGCCGATGACTTCCGGCAGAACCATGGCCACAGGTTGTGACAGCATGGCGGCTTCCGCTTCGATACCGCCGACGCCCCAGCCCAGAACGGCGAGGCCATTGATCATCGTGGTGTGCGAGTCAGTACCGACGCAGGTGTCGGGATAGGCCCATTTTTGGCCGTCCTCTTCCTTGGTCCAGACGACCTTGGCCAGATATTCCAGGTTCACCTGGTGGCAAATCCCGGTTCCGGGAGGCACAGCGCGGAAATTGTCGAGCGAGTTCTGTGCCCACTTCAAAAATTCATAGCGCTCGGCATTTCTTTGGAATTCCAAATCGACGTTTTTTTGAAAGGCGTCGGGCGTTCCGTAATAATCGATCATCACTGAATGGTCGATCACAAGGTCGACTGGCGACAGTGGGTTGATCTTCTTCGCGTCGCCGCCCAGCTGGGTCATGGCCTGGCGCATCGCTGCCAGATCGACAACCGCTGGAACCCCAGTAAAATCCTGCATCAGAACGCGGGCAGGGTGATAGGCGATTTCATGCTGCGATTTTTTTGTCGAAAGCCACTGCTCAAGAGCTTTAACATCTTCCTTGGTCACGATGCTGCCGTCTTCGTAGCGGAGCAGGTTTTCCAGCAGGACCTTAAGGGTCATGGGAAGACGGGAAATATCACCAAGTCCATTCTTCGCTGCATCGGGCAGACTGAAGTAGTGGTACTTAACGCCTTCCACGTCCAGGGTTTTATGAGAATTGAAAGAATCGAGTCTTTTGTGCGCCATGGAGACCTCGGGAAAGTGAGTCAACAATGTGCAGGGAGCATACAGCGATTTTCCCGCTTTTGCATCAGTTTGTTACGTTGCCCCGTCTGCGTTTCCGAGGCAAGCTGATGGGAGAATGTAGCTTTCAACACAGTTTCAAATCGTGGGATTCAATGAATGAAACACACTGATGCGCTGAAATTGAGTATCGTGGTTCCTGTCGCGCCGGGTGATAAGAGTTGGAAAGCACTCCTCACTCAGCTGGCTGTGCTGGCCCCTGAACATTCGTGGATCCTGTCTGTATGCGATACCAGTTGTGAACTTGAGAAAGATGATCTGGAAGCCGCGATGATTTATCATCGTTCTTTATCGGTGGTCACCGGCTCCGCCGACCATGCCGATCAAATCAATCGGGCGATCATGACCGCTCCGACGGACTGGATCTGGGTTCTGCAGGCCGACGCCGAACTTTCGCCGCTCTCAGTTTCGAAATTGATGGAATCACTGCTGGTGAATCCGGATGCGCTGCACTCCTTCGAATCCTTGCCGCATGCGCCGCGCGGGGGAAGGCACGCAGGCCTTCGCAGCCGTTCTTCGCTCTGGTCGATGCCTTATGGCGATCACGGTTTTGCATTTCATCGGCAGCTTTGGCAAAGCGTCGGCGGATTTACCCGGGATTTGACCTATGGTGAAGACTACGTCTTCTGCTGGAG encodes:
- a CDS encoding alpha-amylase family glycosyl hydrolase — translated: MKMRRTLNQTILGSLLGCALACQEAQPQPDTQRKPGPAPEAEPGPGSQPDTGNKPAPNPNVPVPGTPGVPGTPEVPGAPVVVNGDVMVQLFNWPFAKIKAEIPLLAGAGYGQILVSPPNLSIQTDQWWGRYQPVDYRLIAGPLGNEGDFKGMIQEARRHGIKIIVDVVLNHTANESSTFPPEAQQLNQKMGPLFTAEDYHPAFCITNYNDVYQVRNGRLCGGGGDQGLPDLNQGSARVLKVQKEFLKSLNDMGADGYRLDAVKHMEPGYFKQLLTSDLVQGKFIFGEIIADASSYDRDMSPYMNETSMAFYDFPLRATIQQAFGLGGSLGSLLDPQIVSAKKALPSARSVAFVMNHDIPNNTDFRSMILDPVDEELGYAFLMGRSEGVPFVFSDLGKAGGGGIRDDRWAYAHRSAALKAMISFHNAVRGQDMKVVHRDDCRLIFQRGNQGLVGINKCGEAFSFSVNGFGRKDQTAVDVLTQTRTTLTGGALDFRIPARKAVMLLIQP
- the acnA gene encoding aconitate hydratase AcnA: MAHKRLDSFNSHKTLDVEGVKYHYFSLPDAAKNGLGDISRLPMTLKVLLENLLRYEDGSIVTKEDVKALEQWLSTKKSQHEIAYHPARVLMQDFTGVPAVVDLAAMRQAMTQLGGDAKKINPLSPVDLVIDHSVMIDYYGTPDAFQKNVDLEFQRNAERYEFLKWAQNSLDNFRAVPPGTGICHQVNLEYLAKVVWTKEEDGQKWAYPDTCVGTDSHTTMINGLAVLGWGVGGIEAEAAMLSQPVAMVLPEVIGFKLTGKLKEGMTATDLVLTVTEKLRKLGVVEKFVEFFGPGLDDLGLADRATLANMAPEYGATCGFFPIDDETLRYLRFTGRDEHSVKLVEAYAKAQGMWRDNSVEAIYTQVVELDLSSIEPSLAGPSRPQDRITLSKASTNFKECLPKHFKVAEADLKKTAAVEGEKYTLTHGDVVIASITSCTNTSNPSVLVAAGLLAKKAVEKGLRSKPWVKTSLAPGSQVVKDYLEVAGLLPHLDTLGFNIVGYGCTTCIGNSGPLMPKISKSIQDNNLVAAAVLSGNRNFEGRISPDVKANYLASPPLVVAYALAGSMGIDITTESLGKGKDGKDVYLKDIWPSNREIADAIAMSLSASMYKKRYANVFEGPKQWQQTPAGKGLTFNWNSNSTYVRHPTYFENMPREAKGQDDIIGARPLAILGDSVTTDHISPAGDIKKDSPAGKYLIDHGVKPVDFNSYGARRGNHEVMMRGTFANIRIKNEMLDGKEGGYTKFIPTGEVMSIYDAAIRYKETKTPLVVIGGKEYGTGSSRDWAAKGTNLLGVRAVITESFERIHRSNLIGMGVLPLFFLPGQNRKTLNLTGDELFTIEGVRNMRPRQNMNCTIQRKDGSKEVIQVQSAIYSEDELAYFVNGGILQYVLRRLAVNS
- a CDS encoding glycosyltransferase, translating into MKHTDALKLSIVVPVAPGDKSWKALLTQLAVLAPEHSWILSVCDTSCELEKDDLEAAMIYHRSLSVVTGSADHADQINRAIMTAPTDWIWVLQADAELSPLSVSKLMESLLVNPDALHSFESLPHAPRGGRHAGLRSRSSLWSMPYGDHGFAFHRQLWQSVGGFTRDLTYGEDYVFCWRLKQAGFHVIRVPLSVPLNPSKIRQHRPRRLPHRVQRLG